A single genomic interval of Mucilaginibacter robiniae harbors:
- a CDS encoding glycoside hydrolase family 2 protein, which translates to MKNYIACFLGILGTAFSARAQYTPPSVTNFNQNWQFVKDLDTSQAAQRLSTATSIKISWQNVALPHTPQLEPIQKVKEQWQGTCYYRKTFTVPTANKGRRMVIQFDAAMHEADVYLNGKHLFKHLGGYLPFVVDVSDAVKFNQPNYLLVKLNNQDNADIPPGKPIKDLDFNYYGGLYRNAWLITRNKLYISDAVQENREAGGGILIHDDNVSKESASLGVKVEVRNQYATAQQASIVLILKDVAGQTVATASTGQQTIGQGHMGTFSQSLKVQAPKLWSVTKPYLYRLTVQVLQGGKVTDVQTVKTGIRSIKFVPGGFYLNNEKVTISGTNRHQEYPYIGYALSDNAQYRDAWKIKNAGFNFVRCSHYPPSPAFLDACDELGILVMDAIPGWQFFGGPAFQVNSLQNIQDMIHRDRNHPSIVLWESSLNETGMSKEYMDKAHKLTHQELPFADTYSSGWIDYAYDVVNPARQHAKAPDYWKKYDHPKPLLIAEYGDWEYYAQNAGFNQKAYEGLQKEERNSRQLRTDGQQRLLQQALNFQEAHNDDLYGPAVGDANWLMFDYKRGYAPDIESSGIMDIYRLPKFSFYFYQSQYGPVPDANGMGKPMLFIANYWNDSKQKTVKIYSNCQQVELLVNGHSVGKQKPDQDAMANNLIHPPFTFNLNSYEAGELKAVGYINGKVAITESRKTPGKPYKIVVEADRSGKDWKANTNDALFFYAYVTDKQGTPIPNANNLIEFTVSNGAQLVGNSSVTAEAGIATALIKAGSKPTTVKIMAAAQGLKPATLNYAIK; encoded by the coding sequence ATGAAGAATTATATAGCTTGCTTTTTAGGAATTTTAGGTACCGCTTTCAGTGCTCGGGCGCAATATACGCCGCCATCGGTTACCAACTTTAACCAGAATTGGCAGTTTGTTAAAGATCTCGATACCAGTCAGGCTGCGCAAAGATTAAGCACAGCTACATCGATAAAAATAAGCTGGCAAAATGTTGCGTTACCTCATACGCCCCAGTTGGAACCCATACAAAAAGTGAAAGAACAATGGCAGGGCACCTGCTATTACCGTAAAACCTTTACGGTGCCCACTGCTAACAAAGGCAGGCGTATGGTCATACAATTTGACGCTGCCATGCATGAAGCTGATGTTTACCTAAATGGCAAGCACCTGTTTAAGCATTTGGGCGGCTATCTGCCGTTTGTGGTAGATGTTTCTGATGCCGTAAAGTTCAATCAGCCCAACTATTTGCTGGTAAAATTGAACAATCAGGATAATGCAGACATCCCACCGGGTAAGCCCATTAAAGATTTAGATTTTAACTACTATGGTGGTTTGTACCGCAATGCTTGGTTAATTACCCGCAATAAGTTATACATCAGCGATGCCGTACAAGAAAACAGGGAGGCCGGCGGTGGTATCCTGATACATGATGACAATGTGAGTAAAGAAAGCGCCAGCTTGGGTGTTAAAGTAGAAGTCAGAAACCAATATGCTACCGCACAACAAGCCAGCATCGTGTTAATTTTGAAAGATGTAGCCGGGCAAACCGTAGCCACCGCAAGTACCGGGCAACAAACTATAGGGCAGGGGCATATGGGTACTTTTAGTCAAAGCTTAAAGGTGCAGGCGCCAAAGCTTTGGTCGGTTACTAAACCTTACCTGTACCGGCTTACTGTGCAGGTACTGCAAGGCGGCAAAGTAACCGATGTGCAAACGGTTAAAACCGGTATCCGCAGCATTAAATTTGTACCGGGCGGCTTTTACCTGAACAATGAAAAAGTAACTATTTCGGGCACTAACCGGCATCAGGAATATCCTTATATTGGTTACGCTCTGTCAGATAACGCGCAGTATCGCGATGCCTGGAAAATTAAAAATGCAGGTTTTAACTTTGTCAGATGCTCACATTATCCACCTTCGCCTGCGTTTTTAGATGCTTGTGATGAGTTAGGTATCCTGGTGATGGATGCTATTCCGGGCTGGCAGTTTTTTGGCGGACCAGCATTCCAGGTGAACAGCTTGCAGAACATTCAGGATATGATACATCGTGATCGCAATCATCCTTCCATCGTTTTGTGGGAATCTTCACTGAATGAAACCGGAATGAGCAAAGAGTATATGGACAAGGCGCATAAACTAACTCATCAGGAACTGCCATTTGCCGATACTTACAGTTCAGGATGGATAGATTATGCTTATGATGTAGTGAACCCCGCCCGCCAGCATGCCAAAGCGCCTGATTACTGGAAGAAATATGATCACCCTAAACCTTTGCTGATTGCTGAATATGGCGATTGGGAGTACTACGCCCAAAATGCCGGATTTAACCAAAAAGCTTATGAAGGCTTGCAAAAAGAAGAGCGCAATTCCCGGCAGTTACGCACTGATGGGCAGCAAAGGTTGTTACAGCAGGCACTTAACTTTCAGGAAGCGCATAATGATGATTTGTATGGCCCGGCTGTAGGGGATGCCAATTGGCTGATGTTTGATTACAAACGTGGCTATGCGCCTGATATTGAATCATCAGGGATTATGGATATTTACCGCCTGCCTAAATTTAGCTTTTACTTTTACCAAAGCCAATATGGACCGGTGCCTGATGCCAATGGTATGGGCAAGCCTATGCTATTTATTGCCAATTACTGGAATGATAGCAAGCAGAAAACCGTGAAAATATACAGCAATTGCCAGCAAGTAGAATTGTTGGTGAATGGCCATTCAGTGGGTAAGCAAAAGCCAGATCAGGATGCTATGGCGAACAACCTGATTCATCCGCCATTTACATTTAACCTGAACAGTTATGAGGCTGGTGAGCTAAAAGCAGTTGGTTACATTAACGGTAAAGTAGCAATTACTGAATCGCGTAAAACGCCGGGTAAGCCTTACAAAATTGTGGTAGAAGCCGACCGTAGCGGTAAAGACTGGAAGGCAAACACCAACGATGCCTTGTTTTTTTATGCTTATGTAACCGACAAACAAGGAACGCCTATCCCCAATGCCAATAACCTGATTGAATTTACCGTAAGTAACGGTGCGCAGTTGGTAGGTAACTCATCCGTAACTGCCGAAGCTGGTATTGCTACAGCATTGATAAAAGCCGGCAGTAAACCTACTACGGTTAAAATAATGGCAGCAGCACAAGGCTTAAAACCAGCTACGCTGAACTATGCTATTAAATAA
- a CDS encoding TolC family protein: MLTAQATFAQKLLTLEQSRQMALQQNNQIRIQNDSISVAKLGVERVKTNALPSVDASATALYLGRPLSKYLPERTVSTSGTVTELIYNGGKVRNGVKAAQVNVDVQQLQQVKSRADVIVKTDSAYWQIVSLKEQITTLKKSRQYLTNALTDVNNAYQAGLKYKNDVLQVQVQYNQNELQLFKAENGLKLAKLNLLQVTGLGLKEQFDVLDTVPFTPVALPPDSTYDVNIDKRPEVQLLNKSVEFGELQTRLAVANMLPQIAAVGYGVYANSSTPGAVNLLGSFLGDGAAPISVGSNSTSWLAMLSVRVPVFHWGNYRKAVRQQEIRTHAKRYQLNDGREKIALDIRRNYNNVTEAERNVSLSNLSVQQATENLRLATDRLKAGTITTTDWLQAQTLWQQSYTQAITARVDYNLYTTLFKKAIGELE, from the coding sequence ATGCTAACTGCCCAAGCTACCTTCGCCCAAAAACTACTTACCTTGGAGCAAAGCCGGCAAATGGCCTTGCAACAAAACAATCAAATCCGTATTCAGAATGATTCGATATCAGTTGCCAAACTCGGTGTTGAACGGGTTAAAACGAATGCCTTACCTTCTGTAGATGCATCGGCAACAGCATTGTATCTGGGCAGACCATTAAGCAAGTATTTGCCCGAACGTACAGTATCCACCAGTGGTACAGTAACCGAACTAATTTATAATGGCGGCAAAGTACGCAATGGTGTAAAAGCGGCACAGGTCAATGTAGATGTACAACAATTACAGCAAGTAAAAAGCCGCGCGGATGTCATTGTAAAAACAGACAGTGCTTACTGGCAGATTGTATCATTAAAGGAACAGATTACCACTTTAAAGAAATCTCGCCAGTATCTAACTAATGCTTTAACCGATGTAAACAACGCCTACCAAGCTGGTTTAAAGTACAAAAACGATGTATTACAGGTACAAGTTCAATACAACCAAAATGAACTTCAGCTTTTCAAGGCTGAAAATGGGTTAAAGCTGGCCAAGCTGAATTTATTACAGGTAACCGGCCTAGGACTGAAAGAGCAATTTGATGTATTAGATACCGTTCCTTTTACCCCGGTAGCCTTACCGCCCGATTCAACTTATGATGTGAATATTGATAAAAGACCTGAGGTACAATTGCTGAACAAATCGGTAGAGTTTGGCGAACTGCAAACCCGGTTAGCTGTAGCGAACATGCTGCCGCAAATTGCGGCTGTAGGTTACGGCGTTTATGCCAACTCCAGTACGCCAGGCGCTGTAAACCTGTTAGGTTCATTTCTGGGCGATGGTGCGGCACCAATCAGTGTAGGTTCCAACTCAACCAGTTGGCTGGCTATGCTAAGCGTACGGGTGCCCGTATTTCACTGGGGTAATTACCGCAAGGCTGTACGGCAGCAGGAAATCAGAACTCATGCCAAACGCTACCAGTTGAATGATGGGCGTGAAAAAATCGCTTTAGATATCCGTCGTAACTACAATAACGTAACGGAAGCCGAGAGAAATGTTTCGTTATCCAATTTATCCGTACAGCAAGCTACCGAAAACCTCCGTTTGGCTACCGACCGCCTCAAGGCTGGCACTATCACCACTACCGATTGGTTACAGGCACAAACCCTATGGCAGCAAAGTTATACTCAAGCCATTACAGCCCGGGTAGATTATAATTTATACACTACCTTATTCAAAAAGGCTATAGGTGAGTTAGAGTAA
- a CDS encoding efflux RND transporter periplasmic adaptor subunit — MKKHYLLYLNLVIILSSCSHKKEDDRSDAEASARAPVEVLKITTTEDKQVLNLSGTIQSEKTAQVAFSVQGRVASVLTDEGQSVQKGQLLATLDPRDYQYQLEQANANLLQAKDTYERYKQLYEKGSLTPKDYVTAQSQYLMAQANKQTAAKRVSDTRLYAPISGTITGKMTEVGNQASPNAQAFTIEQMDHVNATMTIPESEIGNVMRNNNAKVTVPTLNQTFTGKVTSVNPQGARNSNTYRTKILLNNTSHQLLPGMIAEINLQTNHKAQYITVPPKAVVHDQDGLSYVFLVDSGAQTRAIRRRITVGQAVGDAISVVDGLRSGDLLIVEGQYRLKDGQSVQVK, encoded by the coding sequence ATGAAAAAGCATTACTTATTATACTTAAATCTGGTAATTATCCTCAGCAGTTGCAGCCACAAAAAAGAAGACGACCGTTCGGATGCCGAAGCTTCGGCACGTGCCCCGGTTGAAGTTCTTAAAATCACCACTACAGAAGATAAACAGGTTTTAAATTTAAGCGGTACTATTCAGTCCGAAAAAACAGCCCAAGTAGCCTTTTCCGTGCAGGGCCGGGTGGCTTCTGTATTAACCGATGAAGGACAATCAGTTCAAAAGGGCCAATTACTGGCTACGCTTGATCCGCGCGATTACCAGTACCAACTGGAACAAGCCAACGCTAATTTACTACAAGCTAAAGATACCTACGAGCGCTACAAGCAACTGTACGAAAAAGGCAGCCTTACCCCTAAAGATTACGTAACTGCCCAATCGCAATACCTGATGGCGCAGGCTAATAAGCAAACTGCTGCAAAGCGGGTAAGTGATACCAGGTTGTATGCGCCTATATCGGGCACTATAACTGGTAAAATGACCGAAGTTGGCAACCAGGCTTCGCCGAATGCACAGGCATTTACTATTGAGCAGATGGATCATGTAAACGCTACCATGACTATTCCCGAAAGCGAAATAGGCAACGTAATGCGCAATAACAACGCAAAAGTTACCGTACCTACGTTAAATCAAACTTTTACAGGTAAAGTAACCAGCGTTAATCCGCAAGGTGCCAGAAACAGTAACACCTATCGTACTAAAATACTGCTGAACAATACCAGCCACCAGCTTTTACCCGGCATGATTGCTGAAATCAATCTGCAAACCAACCATAAGGCGCAATATATCACCGTTCCTCCTAAAGCCGTAGTGCACGATCAGGATGGCCTATCTTATGTCTTTCTGGTTGATTCTGGCGCACAAACCCGTGCCATTCGCCGGCGCATAACGGTAGGGCAGGCTGTGGGCGATGCTATTTCGGTAGTAGATGGTCTGCGCAGTGGCGACCTGCTGATTGTTGAAGGCCAGTACCGACTGAAAGACGGGCAATCGGTTCAGGTTAAATAA
- a CDS encoding NAD(P)-dependent alcohol dehydrogenase has translation MTSVKAYAAQSAEQPLAPFSIDRREPGPDDVEIKILYCGVCHSDIHTARNEWGGTVYPAIPGHEIVGKVTRVGENVTRFKEGDTVGVGCFVDSCMHCSNCEADLEQYCENGHTQTYNSPSQDKQTITYGGYSSHIVVTQHFVLSVSDKLPLEKVAPLLCAGITTYSPLRHWNVKAGDKVAVVGLGGLGHMAVKLAASMGAEVTMLSRSPSKAKDAAELGAHYFKLTTDKDTMSQLANSFNVIIDTVSAQHDYNEYLNLLKTDGVMVLLGAPPAGTPVGAFPLILGRRSLVGSLVGGIKETQEMLDYCAEHGITSDVEVININQINEAYERTLAGDVHYRFVIDMATL, from the coding sequence ATGACATCAGTAAAAGCCTATGCTGCACAAAGTGCAGAACAACCATTGGCCCCTTTCAGCATTGACCGGCGCGAACCTGGACCGGATGATGTAGAGATCAAAATTTTGTATTGTGGTGTTTGCCACTCCGATATTCACACTGCCCGTAATGAATGGGGCGGTACGGTTTACCCAGCTATTCCAGGCCACGAAATTGTGGGTAAAGTAACGCGCGTAGGCGAAAATGTAACCCGCTTTAAAGAAGGCGATACCGTAGGTGTAGGCTGCTTTGTTGATTCCTGCATGCATTGCTCCAACTGTGAAGCCGATTTGGAACAATATTGCGAAAATGGCCATACACAAACCTACAATTCTCCAAGCCAGGATAAGCAAACCATTACTTATGGCGGTTATTCCAGCCATATCGTGGTAACACAACACTTCGTATTATCGGTATCAGACAAATTGCCACTAGAAAAAGTAGCGCCTTTGCTGTGTGCTGGTATTACCACCTACTCACCTTTACGCCACTGGAACGTTAAAGCTGGTGATAAGGTTGCGGTAGTAGGTTTGGGCGGTTTGGGCCACATGGCTGTAAAGCTAGCTGCTTCTATGGGTGCCGAAGTAACTATGTTGAGCCGTTCACCTAGCAAAGCAAAAGATGCTGCCGAACTGGGCGCACATTACTTTAAACTTACTACAGATAAAGATACCATGAGCCAACTGGCCAACAGTTTCAACGTGATTATTGATACGGTATCTGCTCAGCATGACTATAATGAATATTTAAACTTGCTGAAAACTGATGGTGTCATGGTACTATTAGGCGCTCCGCCAGCAGGTACACCAGTAGGTGCATTCCCGCTAATTTTAGGTCGCCGTAGTTTGGTAGGTTCATTAGTAGGCGGTATTAAAGAAACTCAAGAAATGCTAGACTACTGTGCCGAGCATGGTATTACCTCGGATGTAGAAGTAATTAACATTAACCAGATCAATGAAGCTTACGAGCGTACATTGGCTGGTGATGTACATTATCGCTTCGTAATTGATATGGCTACACTGTAA
- a CDS encoding efflux RND transporter permease subunit produces MAERKKGFNLIELSMRYRTVSFTIAAMLVLVGVFSLLTMSRSENPEFTIRQALVYASYPGASEQQVENEVTKPMEQYLFSFKEVRKEKTYSTTKEGIVYINLELNEWVKDADRVWATIQHGLNSFKAQNLPQNVQGPLVNSNFGETVALLVSISSPKRSYAELDKLMDKIEDNVKVNKKVSRITRVGGLPEQVVVKVDDAKLSQYGIDFNRVADVLKNQNQTNGGGEVKLDRNNVPVFGNNAFKSINDIGDQIVYTDSSANIVRLRDVATVSRSYQDTTQMIEMNHLPVMMLSVEMQKGNNMTEFGKEIDKQLDIAKKQLPPDVKVQTIVNQPEVVAESIKHFLVEFAIAIISVIIVVIILLPFRIALISAISCPLSIMVTFAISNMVGLQLHQVTLAGLIIVLGMVVDDAIVVVDNYVERLDHGTKPWEAAWKSATQLFIPVLTATISIIFAFAPLAMFLPGQQREFAGSLPIIVGIALSTSFIVSMLIVPAIAFLSIKKGLKEDHEKAEKEHKKSILDRVQEKYDKAVEWAFEHSTAIVWVAVFSVALGVFLMTKVKQQFLSNAERDQFNLEIWLPPGTPYKETEAAVKKVENAIKGDKRITRVASFIGTSSPRFYVTYAPENPRENYAQIFINTTDNDATDELSTEYISKFHNFLPEGFVRVHRLSFLNAKAPLEIRVISENFEDLRKVGDTIKTMVSHLKGTNWVRDDFEEDYVAIGGHVQEDKLRRLGLTNSQVTQTIGGGLQGVPVATLYEGKTPLSVILRYDDKYRHNFDRLRTVHISNQQGQKIQLKDVADFTPEWHMGNIMHRNGLRMLTVMSEAQNGVVAADMLKQIKPQIEKLKLPYGVRIQYGGDQEATEENVPGLGKALLCSIILIFLTMLIQFRSLKKTFIILCTFPLSLLGASIGLLVTGNAFSFTAFMGIISLIGIVVRNGIILVDFADEMGRDEGLDIRESAIHAAKRRMRPIFLTTAAAAVGVTPMVVGGSPLWGPLGSVLAFGLVVSMFFTLFVIPILYFKWIKPEQEKPEEQDDEQEAELNHHDLTQS; encoded by the coding sequence ATGGCTGAAAGAAAAAAAGGCTTCAATCTAATTGAGCTTTCCATGCGTTACCGTACGGTATCGTTTACCATAGCGGCTATGCTGGTTCTGGTAGGCGTATTCTCTTTGCTTACAATGTCGCGTAGTGAAAACCCTGAATTTACTATCCGTCAAGCTTTGGTTTATGCCTCTTATCCTGGTGCCAGCGAGCAGCAGGTAGAAAATGAGGTTACCAAACCGATGGAGCAATACCTGTTTTCGTTTAAGGAAGTACGTAAAGAAAAAACTTACTCTACCACCAAAGAAGGTATTGTGTACATCAACCTGGAACTGAACGAGTGGGTAAAAGATGCCGACCGGGTTTGGGCTACTATACAACACGGCCTGAATAGCTTTAAGGCGCAAAACCTACCGCAAAATGTACAAGGACCTTTAGTAAACAGCAACTTTGGCGAAACAGTAGCCTTGCTGGTTTCCATCTCTTCGCCTAAACGCAGCTACGCTGAGTTAGATAAGCTAATGGATAAGATTGAGGATAATGTTAAAGTTAACAAAAAGGTATCACGCATTACCCGTGTTGGCGGTTTACCCGAGCAGGTAGTAGTAAAGGTTGATGATGCCAAACTCAGCCAGTACGGTATTGACTTTAACCGCGTAGCCGATGTGCTGAAAAATCAAAACCAAACCAACGGCGGCGGCGAAGTAAAACTCGATCGTAACAATGTACCCGTATTTGGCAACAATGCTTTTAAAAGCATTAATGATATAGGCGACCAGATTGTTTATACCGATTCATCAGCCAATATTGTGCGCCTGCGCGATGTAGCTACTGTTAGTCGTAGCTACCAGGATACTACGCAAATGATTGAAATGAACCATTTGCCGGTGATGATGCTGAGTGTAGAAATGCAGAAAGGCAACAACATGACGGAGTTTGGTAAAGAGATTGACAAACAACTCGACATTGCCAAAAAGCAGTTGCCGCCGGATGTTAAAGTGCAAACTATAGTTAATCAGCCGGAGGTAGTGGCGGAAAGTATTAAGCACTTTTTGGTAGAGTTTGCCATTGCTATTATTTCGGTAATTATTGTGGTAATTATTTTGCTGCCTTTCCGTATAGCTTTAATTTCAGCTATATCCTGCCCCCTATCCATCATGGTTACTTTTGCCATCAGCAACATGGTGGGTTTGCAATTGCACCAGGTTACCTTAGCCGGACTTATTATTGTATTGGGGATGGTGGTAGACGATGCCATAGTGGTGGTAGATAACTATGTAGAACGGTTGGATCACGGTACCAAGCCCTGGGAAGCTGCCTGGAAAAGTGCTACCCAATTATTTATTCCGGTGCTTACCGCTACCATTTCTATCATCTTTGCTTTCGCTCCGCTGGCTATGTTTTTACCGGGTCAGCAAAGAGAATTTGCAGGCTCGCTACCGATTATTGTAGGCATAGCATTAAGCACTTCATTTATTGTTTCTATGCTGATTGTACCGGCTATTGCTTTCCTCTCTATCAAGAAAGGGTTGAAAGAAGATCATGAAAAAGCAGAAAAGGAACATAAAAAATCTATCCTAGACCGGGTACAAGAAAAGTACGACAAAGCTGTAGAGTGGGCTTTTGAACACAGTACAGCCATTGTATGGGTAGCGGTATTCTCAGTAGCCTTAGGTGTATTTTTGATGACCAAGGTAAAACAACAGTTTTTATCCAATGCCGAACGCGATCAGTTCAACTTGGAAATATGGCTCCCCCCCGGCACACCTTACAAAGAAACCGAAGCCGCTGTTAAAAAGGTAGAAAACGCAATTAAAGGCGACAAGCGTATTACCCGTGTGGCTAGTTTTATTGGTACCAGTTCGCCACGGTTCTATGTAACCTACGCGCCCGAAAACCCACGTGAAAATTACGCACAGATTTTCATTAATACTACCGACAATGATGCTACCGACGAACTATCAACCGAGTACATCAGCAAATTCCATAACTTTTTGCCGGAGGGTTTTGTACGCGTACACCGCCTATCATTCCTGAATGCCAAAGCTCCATTGGAGATCCGCGTAATTAGTGAAAACTTTGAGGACCTGCGCAAAGTGGGTGATACCATCAAAACGATGGTAAGCCACTTAAAAGGCACTAACTGGGTACGTGATGATTTTGAAGAGGATTATGTAGCTATAGGCGGCCACGTACAAGAAGATAAACTGCGTCGGTTAGGATTGACCAACAGTCAGGTTACCCAAACTATTGGTGGTGGCTTACAGGGCGTACCCGTGGCTACTTTATATGAAGGCAAAACGCCACTATCGGTTATACTGCGTTATGACGATAAATACCGCCATAATTTTGACCGACTGCGCACGGTACACATCAGCAACCAGCAAGGACAAAAAATTCAGTTGAAAGATGTAGCCGACTTTACGCCCGAGTGGCACATGGGCAACATTATGCACCGTAATGGCTTACGTATGCTTACCGTTATGTCGGAAGCGCAGAATGGCGTAGTAGCAGCCGATATGCTGAAACAAATTAAACCTCAAATTGAAAAATTAAAGCTCCCCTACGGTGTACGCATCCAATACGGCGGCGATCAGGAAGCTACGGAAGAAAATGTACCTGGCTTAGGCAAGGCACTGTTATGCAGTATTATTCTCATTTTCTTAACCATGCTTATTCAATTCCGTAGTTTGAAGAAAACCTTTATTATTCTGTGCACCTTTCCGCTTAGTTTATTGGGTGCCTCTATCGGTTTGCTGGTTACTGGCAATGCGTTCAGCTTTACAGCCTTTATGGGCATCATCAGTTTAATTGGTATTGTGGTACGTAACGGTATTATCCTGGTTGATTTTGCCGATGAGATGGGCCGCGATGAAGGACTGGACATTCGCGAGTCGGCCATACATGCGGCCAAGCGCCGGATGCGCCCTATCTTCTTAACTACAGCAGCCGCGGCTGTGGGTGTAACGCCTATGGTGGTAGGCGGTTCGCCTTTGTGGGGGCCATTGGGCAGTGTACTAGCTTTTGGTTTAGTCGTATCCATGTTCTTCACGCTATTTGTCATTCCAATTCTGTACTTCAAATGGATTAAGCCAGAACAGGAGAAACCCGAAGAGCAAGACGACGAGCAAGAAGCAGAACTTAACCACCACGATCTTACTCAATCCTAA
- a CDS encoding glycosyl hydrolase 53 family protein translates to MRRAFFTLLIAIGCQLGTALAQIADSDKSQPSEIVVTPYKTTMIADGRDVAQIKITVIDKQGQEVTQSNKVVHFVITGDAKVIGTRHGNEAPQVAANITEVGLQNGEVWLTLQAGKNRNIVKFEAKSNGLITGSTEIHTIQPGTPHPVTTAAPIAGTAKITNKILGADISFLPQLESRGMKFYDTNGQQSDVLSILKSKGFNYIRLRIFDHPDAVKGYSSGKGFCDLPHTLAMAKRIKAAGLHFLLDFHYSDTWADPQRQDKPAAWAQLNFATLQDSVQTYTRHVMQALKNQGTEPDMVQVGNEINHGMLWPDGAVNNLDSLSKLVYAGIKGVKAVSPSAIIMLHVALGGQDEESRFFVDNMLKRRVPFDVIGLSYYPKWHGTPDDLSHTMTDLTQCYNKYVMVAEYSQRKQEVNDIAFTAPGNKALGTFIWEPLNTWEAFFDKDGKANAYLNVYPAIARKYHVQ, encoded by the coding sequence ATGAGAAGAGCATTTTTTACTCTGTTGATCGCCATTGGTTGTCAACTCGGTACCGCGTTAGCGCAAATAGCTGATAGTGACAAAAGTCAACCGTCAGAAATTGTGGTAACACCTTACAAAACTACCATGATAGCTGATGGTCGGGATGTTGCCCAAATCAAAATAACCGTAATTGATAAACAGGGGCAAGAGGTTACCCAAAGCAATAAGGTGGTACATTTTGTTATTACAGGAGATGCAAAAGTAATTGGTACTCGCCACGGTAATGAAGCTCCACAAGTTGCTGCAAATATTACCGAGGTTGGTTTACAAAACGGGGAAGTATGGTTAACCTTGCAAGCCGGCAAAAATAGGAATATTGTAAAGTTTGAGGCTAAAAGCAATGGACTAATTACGGGTTCTACCGAAATTCATACCATTCAGCCTGGAACGCCGCACCCGGTTACTACGGCTGCACCTATAGCCGGAACTGCTAAAATAACCAACAAAATTTTAGGGGCTGATATTTCCTTTCTGCCACAATTGGAAAGCCGGGGCATGAAGTTTTATGATACTAACGGACAACAATCCGATGTGTTGAGCATACTCAAAAGCAAAGGCTTTAACTATATCCGTTTACGTATTTTTGATCATCCAGATGCTGTTAAGGGCTATTCGTCCGGAAAAGGCTTTTGCGATTTGCCGCATACGCTGGCTATGGCCAAACGCATAAAAGCGGCCGGTTTGCACTTCCTGCTTGATTTCCATTATTCCGACACCTGGGCCGATCCACAACGGCAGGATAAGCCTGCAGCCTGGGCACAGTTAAACTTTGCTACTTTGCAGGATTCGGTACAAACTTATACCCGCCACGTTATGCAGGCATTAAAAAATCAGGGTACCGAGCCAGATATGGTACAGGTTGGTAATGAGATTAACCACGGTATGCTTTGGCCGGATGGTGCAGTTAACAATTTGGATAGTTTATCAAAATTGGTTTATGCCGGTATAAAGGGTGTAAAGGCGGTAAGTCCGTCGGCTATAATTATGTTGCACGTAGCCTTAGGTGGGCAGGATGAAGAATCCCGATTTTTTGTAGATAACATGTTAAAACGGCGAGTGCCGTTTGATGTCATCGGGCTATCTTATTACCCCAAATGGCATGGTACGCCCGATGATTTAAGCCATACCATGACCGATTTAACCCAATGTTACAACAAATATGTAATGGTTGCTGAATATTCGCAACGCAAACAGGAGGTAAATGATATAGCCTTCACAGCACCTGGTAACAAAGCATTAGGCACATTCATCTGGGAACCCCTGAATACCTGGGAAGCCTTTTTTGATAAAGACGGTAAAGCCAATGCCTACCTAAATGTTTATCCGGCAATTGCCCGCAAATACCATGTGCAGTAA
- a CDS encoding TetR/AcrR family transcriptional regulator: MLLDNKEDVNRTAIIEAATLLFKKYGYTKLVMDDIAKAVHKGRSTLYIYFKNKEELFNTILQKETDTYFNELEAQLPHHASATDKLLVYCRTKFQFIHAKTNEYLILTKDLLEHPEILFKVRRLCEPRETQLISSIIQQGVENKEFQPLQSQQMELLASVLISAFRGVIDDFCLSERTCDIEPVQELVEMLLLKALTHN; the protein is encoded by the coding sequence ATGTTATTGGATAATAAAGAAGATGTAAATAGAACTGCCATTATTGAAGCAGCCACGCTGCTCTTTAAGAAATACGGCTATACTAAATTAGTAATGGATGATATTGCCAAAGCCGTACATAAAGGTAGAAGTACACTATATATTTATTTCAAAAATAAAGAAGAGCTCTTTAATACGATACTGCAAAAAGAGACAGATACTTATTTCAACGAGCTGGAAGCTCAGCTTCCTCATCATGCCTCCGCTACCGACAAGCTACTGGTTTACTGTCGTACTAAATTCCAGTTTATACATGCTAAAACTAACGAGTACCTCATATTAACCAAAGATTTACTGGAGCATCCAGAAATTCTATTTAAGGTACGCAGGTTATGTGAACCTCGCGAAACGCAGCTAATTAGCAGCATTATACAGCAGGGTGTTGAAAACAAAGAATTTCAACCCTTGCAGTCCCAGCAAATGGAGCTACTGGCCTCTGTACTCATCAGCGCTTTCCGGGGTGTTATTGACGATTTCTGTTTAAGTGAGCGTACCTGTGATATTGAACCGGTGCAGGAACTGGTTGAAATGTTACTCTTGAAAGCACTAACCCATAATTAA